The sequence TCCGCTTCGGGCACCGGGCTGCCGGCGACGTGGCGTTGCTGGAACGGCTGGGTCAGACGTTCGGCTTCGGCGTGGAGGGCGCCCCGCTGGTCGCCGAGGCCGGCACCGTCTTCTCCTCCACGTACATCAGGTCCTGCGTCGACGCGGGCGACGTGGGGGCGGCGGCTGCCGCGCTGGGCCGCCCGCACCGGGTGGAGGGCGTCGTGGTCCGTGGCGACCAGCGGGGCCGGGAGCTGGGCTTCCCCACTGCCAACCTGCTCTGCCACCGGTACGCGGCGGTGCCCGCCGACGGCGTGTACGCGGCCCGGCTGATCCGCCGGGGCCAGCACGAGCCGCTGCTGGCGGCGGTCTCCGTGGGTACCAACCCGACCTTCTCCGGCCGGGAACGGCGGGTGGAGGCGTACGCGCTGGACTTCTCCGGCGACCTGTACGGCGAGCGGCTGGCCTTGGACTTCGTGGCGCACCTGCGTGGTCAGATCCGGTACGACTCGATCGAGCCGTTGATCGCCCAGATGAATCAGGACGTCGAGCGCACCCGGCGCGTACTGGCCTGATCGTGGTGGGGTGACGGGCCGCCACCGAGGCCCTTCGCCGGGTGTTACCGGCGAGTGCTGGTAGTCTTGCCGGGACGTCGGGTGACCGGCGTGGGGCCTCGCGTGCCTGCTCGACGCCGCGGGTGCGAGGAACCGGTCCGTTCCCGGTCCACCGGGACGACGGACACCCACTTGATCAACCCATCGAAACAGGGAGAACATGGCGCTCGATCAGGAAGCCAAGGCCAGCATCCGCGCGGAGTACGCGACCGCCGAGGGCGACACCGGTTCGCCGGAGGTCCAGGTAGCGGTCCTCACCAAGCGGATCGCCGAGCTGACCGAGCACCTGAAGGTGCACAAGCACGACCAC comes from Micromonospora vinacea and encodes:
- a CDS encoding bifunctional riboflavin kinase/FAD synthetase, producing the protein MQRWRGYDAAPGGWGRSVVTIGVFDGVHKGHQATIGHAVARARELGVQSVVVTFDPHPAEVVRPGSHPAVLTEPARKAELIEALGVDVLCVVPFTPEFSRVPAEQFVHDVLVEHLHAALVVVGGNFRFGHRAAGDVALLERLGQTFGFGVEGAPLVAEAGTVFSSTYIRSCVDAGDVGAAAAALGRPHRVEGVVVRGDQRGRELGFPTANLLCHRYAAVPADGVYAARLIRRGQHEPLLAAVSVGTNPTFSGRERRVEAYALDFSGDLYGERLALDFVAHLRGQIRYDSIEPLIAQMNQDVERTRRVLA
- the rpsO gene encoding 30S ribosomal protein S15; protein product: MALDQEAKASIRAEYATAEGDTGSPEVQVAVLTKRIAELTEHLKVHKHDHHSRRGLLLLVGRRRRLLNYVQKKDIARYRSLIERLGLRR